In the Malus domestica chromosome 16, GDT2T_hap1 genome, one interval contains:
- the LOC103416414 gene encoding sugar transport protein 10-like yields MAGGAYIGRGGGRSYEGGVTIFVLFTCVAAAMGGLLFGYDLGISGGVTSMESFLSKFFPSVFHKMKNETANQNQYCKFDSQLLTLFTSCLYLAALVASFFASTVTRKFGRKISMFVAGLVFLVGSILNGIANNIILLIIGRLLLGVGVGFANQSVPIYLAEMAPTKIRGALNMGFQMAITIGILVAGLVNFGTAKIKGGYGWRVSLALAAVPSLMMTLAAIFLPDTPNSILERGNLDKARKMLKKIRGTDNVDEEFQDLLDATDAAQKVENQWTNITEQRYRPQLVICILVPFFQQLTGINVIMFYAPVLFMTLGFGDEASLMSAVITGGVNMVATLVSILAVDKFGRRVLFLQGGVQMLLCQVAVGVMIGMKFGLSGVGSFTKTEANWILFSICAYVAAFAWSWGPLGWLVPSEICPLEIRSAGQAINVSVNMLFTFIIGQVFLSMLCHLKFGLFFFFGGFVIIMTIFIAFFLPETKNVPIEEMNRVWKAHWFWGKYIPDEAVNYGRQDKVVD; encoded by the exons ATGGCTGGAGGAGCATATATTGGCCGTGGAGGAGGGAGGAGCTATGAAGGAGGTGTCACCATCTTTGTGCTTTTCACTTGTGTGGCAGCTGCCATGGGTGGTCTCCTCTTCGGATATGATCTCGGGATCTCAG GGGGTGTGACTTCAATGGAGTCGTTCTTGAGCAAGTTCTTCCCGTCTGTGTTCCACAAAATGAAGAATGAGACTGCTAATCAAAACCAGTACTGCAAATTTGACAGCCAACTCCTCACATTGTTCACGTCTTGCCTCTACCTTGCAGCCTTGGTGGCTTCCTTCTTCGCTTCAACGGTGACTAGgaaatttggccggaaaatatCCATGTTTGTGGCAGGCCTTGTTTTTCTTGTTGGCTCAATTCTAAATGGTATTGCCAATAACATTATCCTTCTAATCATTGGTCGTCTCTTGCTTGGTGTTGGAGTGGGATTTGCTAATCAG TCCGTTCCCATTTATCTAGCGGAAATGGCTCCAACAAAGATTAGAGGAGCATTGAACATGGGGTTCCAAATGGCCATCACCATTGGTATTCTAGTGGCAGGTCTTGTCAACTTTGGCACAGCCAAGATCAAAGGCGGATATGGCTGGAGAGTCTCTCTTGCTCTTGCAGCCGTCCCTTCCTTGATGATGACTCTCGCTGCAATCTTTCTTCCCGACACTCCAAATTCCATCCTAGAAAGAGGTAACCTCGATAAGGCCAGGAAAATGCTGAAAAAAATCCGTGGCACCGACAACGTTGATGAGGAgttccaagaccttcttgaTGCTACTGACGCTGCCCAAAAAGTGGAAAACCAATGGACCAACATCACAGAGCAGAGATATAGGCCTCAACTTGTCATTTGCATTCTCGTTCCATTCTTCCAGCAGCTCACCGGGATCAATGTGATCATGTTTTACGCACCAGTTCTTTTCATGACTTTGGGGTTTGGAGACGAAGCATCCCTAATGTCCGCAGTCATCACCGGCGGTGTTAACATGGTTGCTACCCTTGTGTCCATTCTCGCAGTCGATAAGTTCGGAAGAAGGGTGTTATTCCTTCAAGGTGGTGTGCAGATGCTCCTGTGCCAG GTTGCTGTTGGAGTGATGATAGGCATGAAATTTGGGCTTAGTGGAGTCGGATCCTTTACAAAAACTGAAGCCAATTGGATCTTGTTCTCGATCTGTGCATATGTAGCAGCATTTGCATGGTCTTGGGGTCCGTTGGGGTGGTTGGTGCCGAGCGAGATTTGCCCTCTGGAGATCCGATCAGCCGGACAAGCCATCAACGTCTCGGTGAACATGTTGTTCACTTTTATCATTGGTCAAGTCTTCCTCAGCATGCTTTGCCACTTAAAGTTTggtctcttcttcttctttggcgGTTTTGTGATCATTATGACCATCTTCATCGCCTTCTTCTTGCCCGAGACGAAGAATGTTCCGATTGAAGAGATGAATAGAGTTTGGAAAGCTCACTGGTTCTGGGGCAAGTACATCCCTGATGAGGCTGTCAATTATGGTAGGCAAGACAAAGTTGTAGATTGA
- the LOC114821963 gene encoding uncharacterized protein, whose protein sequence is MMHFAPSEGENALSVVGPRPMDLSTYNGRPAPGPNGKQRTSSLESPIMLLTGHQSAVYTMKFNPAGTVIASGSHDKEIFLWNVHGECKNFMVLKGHKNAVLDLHWTTDGSQIISASPDKTVGAWDVETGKRIKKMAEHSSFVNSCHPARRGPPLIVSGSDDGTAKLWDMRLRGAIQTFPDKYQITAVSFSDASDKIFTGGIDNDIKVWDLRKVEVMMTLQGHQDMITGMSLSPDGSYLLTNGMDSKLCIWDMRPYAPQNRCVKIMEGHQHNFEKNLLKCGWSPDGSKVTAGSSDRMVYVWDTTSRRILYMLPGHSGSVNESVFHPNEPIIGSCSSDKQIYLGEI, encoded by the coding sequence ATGATGCATTTTGCTCCTAGTGAGGGTGAAAATGCTTTGTCGGTTGTTGGTCCAAGGCCAATGGATTTGTCTACATACAATGGTCGCCCAGCACCTGGACCAAATGGGAAACAAAGGACTTCCAGCTTGGAATCACCGATCATGTTGCTGACAGGCCATCAGAGTGCTGTATACACAATGAAATTTAACCCTGCTGGAACAGTTATTGCGTCTGGGTCCCATGACAAAGAAATCTTTTTATGGAATGTTCATGGGGAATGCAAGAACTTTATGGTTTTGAAGGGGCACAAGAATGCTGTATTGGATCTTCACTGGACAACCGATGGTTCACAGATTATATCAGCCAGTCCAGACAAAACTGTGGGGGCATGGGATGTTGAAACAGGAAAAAGGATAAAGAAGATGGCTGAGCACTCTTCGTTTGTGAATTCTTGCCATCCTGCTCGAAGGGGACCTCCTCTTATTGTCAGTGGATCTGATGATGGAACTGCCAAACTCTGGGATATGCGTCTGAGGGGAGCGATCCAAACATTCCCTGATAAATATCAAATTACAGCTGTCAGCTTCTCTGATGCATCCGATAAAATCTTTACGGGAGGTATTGACAATGACATTAAGGTATgggatttgcgcaaagttgaagTAATGATGACACTTCAAGGCCATCAAGATATGATAACAGGTATGTCATTGAGTCCTGATGGCTCTTATCTTCTGACTAATGGAATGGACAGCAAACTCTGCATTTGGGATATGCGCCCGTATGCACCGCAAAATCGCTGTGTGAAGATAATGGAAGGTCACCAGCACAATTTTGAAAAGAACCTGTTGAAATGTGGCTGGTCCCCTGATGGAAGCAAGGTCACGGCTGGCAGTTCTGATCGGATGGTCTACGTATGGGACACCACTTCCCGACGCATCTTGTATATGCTGCCTGGCCACAGTGGATCCGTCAACGAGTCTGTTTTCCATCCCAACGAACCCATCATTGGATCGTGCAGTAGTGATAAACAGATCTATCTAGGGGAAATCTGA
- the LOC103431799 gene encoding uncharacterized protein has product MEMDKMTDDMASPSNSQKTVSDDDEIDYSVKPEFYDSDIDDKDELWVQKKRKGGTSDAVLSCPSCFTTLCLDCQRHEKYVTQYRAIFVENCKIGSDQIVHQKEARPRKGKRGRESSEHEATPAGKQTVKQVCCLVCSTEVGVIDAEEVYHFFNVLPSES; this is encoded by the exons ATGGAGATGGACAAGATGACAGACGACATGGCCTCTCCATCCAATTCTCAGAAAACTG TTTCTGATGATGATGAAATCGACTACTCCGTCAAACCAGAGTTCTATGATTCAGATATTGATGACAAAGATGAGTTATGGgttcaaaagaaaaggaaaggtgGCACTTCTGATGCTGTGCTTAGTTGTCCATCTTGTTTCACCACGCTCTGCCTCGACTGTCAAAG GCATGAAAAATATGTGACCCAGTACAGAGCAATTTTTGTTGAGAACTGCAAGATTGGAAGTGATCAAATAGTGCATCAAAAAGAAGCAAGACCTAGAAAGGGCAAAAGAGGGAGAGAATCTTCGGAGCATGAAGCAACTCCTGCAGGTAAGCAGACCGTCAAGCAAGTTTGCTGCTTAGTTTGCTCAACTGAGGTAGGTGTAATCGACGCAGAAGAAGTTTATCATTTCTTCAATGTTCTTCCAAGCGAGTCTTGA